The Paenibacillus mucilaginosus 3016 genome includes the window TGGCCCCGGCCGGGTCTCCGAGGATCACGGCCTTGCCGCCCCCGTACGGCAGTCCGGCCATGGCCGACTTGTAGGTCATTCCCTTGGCCAGCCGCAGCGCATCCGCGGCCGCGTCGGTGCCGGATGCATAGGGATACAGGCGGCACCCGCCCATGGCCGGTCCCCGTTTCGTGCTGTGCACCGCAATCACGGCCTGCAGTCCGCTGCCCGGATCGCTGGCAAACGCCAGCTGCTCGCAGCCAAAGTCTCTCATCGCTTCCAGCACATCCATCTCTAAGCCCTCCTTCATCCCTCTGGCGGCCGGCCTGCGCAAGCCGGAGATCAGCCGGCAGAGAGGCCCTTCTGTCACAGCATATGCCCGAAAGACAGGACTGGTGCCCAAGGGGAAGCGATCCCCGATGAAGGCTTCCGGCGGGGTCGGAGATCCGAAATATACGATAGCGATATACGTCGAACAGCCCTGCGGTAAGTACCCGCAGGGCTCCCGGAACAAGAGGGAATCCTATCGAACAGCCTCTTGATCCGATACAGCGGAACAGGCTGCCGCGCCGAAGGTCTGCCTAGCGCGGCGGCTTGCGTGCCCCGAAAGCGACACAGTGCCCTTTCATCAGCACCGGCACGTCGCCGCGGTTGATCCCGAGATGCAGCGGCTCGACTTCGGCATGGAGCTCCTCCCAGCCTTCCGCCGCCTCACGCAGCAGCTTCAGCGCCTCGTCCGACTTCAGCACGACCTCGATCATCGTCTCGCGCTTCGCTCCCGTGCGCTTGTCGAACTCCTCGATGTCGGTATTCATCAGGATGCAGAGAATCCCGCCCGGGCGCACGCCTTCGGCCATCGACCGCACCGTGCGCTTTAGCACCTCCTCCGACCCGCAGTGCTCCATCGCCCCGGCTGCCAGGATGTAATCGTAGGCTTCCTTGCCGATGGCCACCTCTCCGAGGTCCGCCTGCTCGCATGTCACCGCCTCCTCGACGCCGTAGCGGCGGCAGTACTCCTTCAGCTTCTGCAGCGCCGAATCGAGCAGGTCGACGCAGTGGACCGAACCGCCGGACGGCATGAACCGCTTCGCCAGCGGAATCGCGTTGCGTCCGACGCCGCTGCCAAGATCAAGCACCCGCACG containing:
- a CDS encoding class I SAM-dependent methyltransferase, whose protein sequence is MNSVKLRRIRQAERQYHEQYYKKVHLYQKGSWLSRPIPLVMELAEKLDEKRNQPQPVRVLDLGSGVGRNAIPLAKRFMPSGGSVHCVDLLDSALQKLKEYCRRYGVEEAVTCEQADLGEVAIGKEAYDYILAAGAMEHCGSEEVLKRTVRSMAEGVRPGGILCILMNTDIEEFDKRTGAKRETMIEVVLKSDEALKLLREAAEGWEELHAEVEPLHLGINRGDVPVLMKGHCVAFGARKPPR